Part of the Vigna angularis cultivar LongXiaoDou No.4 chromosome 1, ASM1680809v1, whole genome shotgun sequence genome, CAAAGAACATTTATAAACTACTTGTATTTATCTTGTATCAAAGATACAAACTAGGACTCAAGACTACGTCTTTACTATTTCCTTAAGATTGATATCTACATCCATATCTTTCTGTTCAAATGCATGTaatttttgcattttctttATTACATTCATGGCTGTATAATAGTTTATTTGATGTACTCTTGGAAATACCATgacattgaatatttttttaagccTTCAAATCTGTCTCTCTGCCCGCACAAACGCTCCAGTGTTGTTGGGCGAAGAGCTGGCAAACGAAATAGTTGGAGGAATTCTTTTgagtttattaattattattttgggtAAGTTCATTCATTAATTTGTCAGTACTATATTTGCTCCATAAATTGTGAACTTGTTTGAGAGAAATGAAAGCATCACTCCAACTTTAAGCTACTTGACTTTCCAACATCCAAAATTCGTCAGGATGCCATACTATATGTAAACCATCACAATGAAATTTATtccatttattaatatttcatggCTTATTTTTGCATGGGGAGTTGCAATGACCGAATCTTTTCTTGAATATTAGCGATAACCTTGATTATTTCCTGTCTCAAAGTATTGATATTCGTCTGTTTACCTTGTGATTGATTTACGGTATGACAAGTTCAGTGGCTCAATTGTTGATCAATTGAAAGCTACAGAGAAACTAAATGACATTTCAGCATGCTTGTGAACATGATCGAAATATTTTAAACTAGGAAATATCCAGGGAGTAGGGTGACATGCTACAGTAAGATCACAAAATGTCCTCAGTCCTTGCTACTTCtgagaaaaacaaattattggAGGGCAATTAAATAAGGTAAATCGATTGAACTCACTATACttgacttattttttatttcgttACAAAGCAGATtaataaatgattaattttctgCTTCTATTAGTTCACTTGTACCCCTAAGTCGTACGTTTCTTCAGCCTTCCAGTCCTGTGGAATGTTATTAACCGGAACGATCCATGATTCGTCTTCCCCTTCTTCATCACTAAACAACATCCTCAAACCCAAAGGTCCACTCGGTGGCGCAGTGGTGGTCCATACTGCTCCATGACTCCGATCCAGTAACTTGCACACAAAGTTCTCAGTCTGCACTCAgcaaaaagatattaaattcatcacaatactTTTCATCTATCTAACTGGACCCTACTGGTTCACCCTTTTAATGAAATATTCAACTTTCGCCAAGGTCTTAACTAAATTAGATATTCAAAGATTTGATAAAATTGCTGATAAACTATTACCACGGGAAGGATAAAGCATACCTCGCAAAGTTGCACAGCAGTTATGTCTTTACTTCCTTGTTGAAACCATAAGACAAAAGCCAAATAGTGAGGGTTGTTGCTACTCTCATGTATCTTAACTGTAATGTTTTTGCCTGGGTAGCTGCATGAAACCCTGCAGATAACGAGAGAGGCCTAGTTCAGTCTCTTTAATTTATTGACTACATTCTAcctataattaaagaaaatataatagttGATGCAGCATGAATTAAAAAGATTGTTCCACATGTGGAAGAATCATCTCACCGTCTATATTCAATATCAACTACGCCAAGAGCTAATAGAGAAGCAGCTGCATCCTTGTTGATAGCCATCCCACCAAAAGCTCGTTGGCTAAGAATGAAGTCAGTGTTAGCACTTGAGCCTTGGTCAGTTATTACTATCGTCACACCATTGCCTGAGCAATAAGCACTATTGCTACATCTCACCTGGCCATAGACTCAAATCCAATTATAATGAGAAATAATACTTTCAAACAATGAACTATAATATAATGTATACTGTTATTTTGCCACGCGCTGTTGTAGAATGTCTATCAAGTACAACTCATAAAATAGtgttaagataatattaaaaataataacttcaGTTTGGAATTTTACTGTATactttattgttattttaatttatatgttgaaCCTTTGATGGAATTATAGATTATGAGCTCTTGCAATGCAAGATTAACCAAGAGGAAATgtcaaacacaacaaaaaatgaataaagTTGTGTGTATTAAAAGTGATATAAACCTACATATGGGTTCTGCATTAATTAATTGTGGTTTCCATTATCAGAAAACATATATGCATGCTTATGTAACTAAGTATGTAGCTTGATGAGAACTCACCTGGTAACAGGCACCACAGCCAACACCATTTCGATAAAGATCAGATGCAGCTGATACATCCCCACCATTAACAGTGGCACCAAAGGAACCAAATCCACATGCACCAACTGCATTAAGTTATTAGAACATTTTATGTTAGCAAAATCCCATTACATCTTTGTGTTTGGTGGTCTTCAATCAGTTTAATTTTCTTACCGTCTGTGCCATTTTCTTCAGAGTTTGGGTAATATGCTGCACGAGATTGAATAAAGGAAGTATCTGCCAGAGTTTGCATGAAAAGAAAGGTGGCAAGAAGAGGACACAAAAGAGAAAGAGCCATGCTAAGGACAGAATTATAAAAGACTAAAAGGAAACAATTAAGATAAGAAGACAAAGACAAATTTAGTGATGAATGAGGGAACCGAATTTCTCCTATTTATAGAGAATTTGGTCAATGTTACCAActttgacattccaaatgtgTAGAATCAAAGTGTTCAGATTTTGAATAAGAGGAATTTTGCTACCTTACGTTGTCTCAGTTATTTGGTTAGACTATCAGCTGTTTGTCTTAATTTGACGAGTAAAACCACTTTAATTCTTGTATAAAATTAGGATTTGACTACTAATGAAATTCATAGAACTACAAGTAAAGCTTATATATGCACATTTTTCTCACTTCCTCTATTTTTAATGGTTGCTACAACTTATACTTGAAAAGCTTTTAATAAGCTTCATATAATAAACGGATAAAATTTTTGTGAGATGTGCAGAAAGTGAAAAAGATACAATTCTTTACTCAAACAACTATTATGATATTGCACATGGCTATTTGCTCTGCAATGGAAACCAATTGCTTTAAAGTACACCACAATTATGAGAACATTAACAATCACTAGCATACTCTTAGGTTGGTGATACAATAGTCAATGTAGAGGAACATGGGTGACaactttataattatttactccAGTGTTTCACCGGCCTCTGATGTTGAAAGTGCAACAAATTCAACTTAGCATGAATGTGATATTAGTTGGTGTTTTAGGTGTGGGGTTAAGGTTAATTGTTTGGTCTTCAAACTGTCGTCTAAGGTTCAAGTACTATTTTGTGTGCGTCCAAACCATTAGGATGGTACGTGCAAAAGGTAATTCAATGTCAAAGTCAAATCAAATTAGATAGATAACGTTGTAATTAATGTGTAAAATACTTTCTTaccttaaacatttatttatagattatgaggtaagttttttttattaagattgaCCTAATTATGATCCAAATATGAGTAATCATAATTTAAGTTTGAGTAAAAAGGTTTTAAGATTGATCTACTTTGGTCTTATTCAAACCATTTTGTCTAATGAATGACCATCTAGTTTGTTAGATGACCATCTGGCCTTCATAACTAGTCATCTAGATGTTGGAGTTGATCTACTTTGGTCCTCTTTAGACTGTTTGGTCTAATGAATGGTCGTCTAGTACCATTTAGACAATTTGGTTGATCATCAGAACTCGTGATTGGTTGCGATTTAATAGTTAACTATTCGAATTGTGGTTAACCGGTTGGGCAATGCAGTTGATATTTTTGTCAATATCATGTTAACAAACCAAccttgatatttttatttttaataaataaaataaattcaaatagaaagagaaatctgtaaaatttattatgaaatcCATTTAAAATGAATTCGAAATTCAAAAGAGAgttggaaagaaaaataataaatactctaaaattatgataataagGAGCAGCATAAAAAAGTTGAGAAtctaaatttggatttttgcaTAGTCTATTTCTAGAGTTGAATCCACTGTGATGGGAGAGAAAAACACTAGTTCAATTGAAACTGACCTAACAAGAGGATTTCATATGGATCTTGTATCTTTCTTAATATAACTTGCTATATATGATAAAGGTTGGAGAGAATTCAAGTCCAACATAGCATAGgttgaaatatcttttaaatttcaactatttcaatcatataatataatattcattttatagttttggaccatgtatttaaattaaaatgaataaattattacatataaagaatagatataatataaattttaatatagacCGAAACTCTATTAATTAGTGATAACTGCTGATAGGTAATAGCagaaatggtaaaataaatttgtgtcTGAATATCCTTGAGTAATTTCATTCACAAGGCATTGACGTTTGTTTGATTATGACTTATGAGAGAGAATTGAGATTTTGTGACCTAATAGGTAGGCTAAAGCCAAAGATTGAAATGAAGGTATGAAGTAGCCTGAATTGGAATATTAGAAGAGTTGGCCTTTGAGCACTGAATTTGATGACCCCACTTGGCCAATTAAAGACCTTCATCTCACCATAGAAGCTGCTTAGAAATATCCATCTAATTCAGATAGTTGTCGTATATTTCAAGATACAATACACTAATGCAAAAAGACCATACTCTCGTCATATCATCCTCAGAACATAACCTTACCTCTTACTTGCTAGGTCGTGTCATGCCTATGTCATCGCATAATGTCATTATGGTGATTTTCAAAACTCGATATTTACTCTGTGTGTTTCTAAATGTCTTGGTGGGAACTTCAGTGAGGTAAGATTTACCTCCATTGCATAATTGACCAAGACATGCAAATTAGACTATACTTGTGTTGGAGCATTAGATCATAATCCAAAGGAAAGAATCGATTCTTACTCAAGTACAATCAGTTTGCTGTTGAAAGTTtcacatcgattagagataaaaccaactcatagtttataagtaagtgcaaacctcatcttacaaatTGGTTTCATGgaattgagttaggtttaacATTAAAACTATTGTTGTGTTGCAAGTGATCTAGTGAAAGAATTTTGAGGTGTACTAATTTTTACATGGTTCAGGTTACTTCATTCATACAACAATTAAATCTCAAATACATATTTATGCATAtatttgtgtgatggtttggttgatccatgattcAACTTTTTGTGGTTGGGTCAAAATCAAACATGGATCATAGTCTAATTTGACAAATTGTAATAAATGATTAATGCTTAGCATTTATAAGTATAAGTAGTGgtcaattaaaatttcaattttattttatttaaattagttactcacattttattttaacttatttccTTTATCTATTGCACATATTAAATCACtcacaaattttaacaaatatttttttcattctattcACTTTAAATCATTTTTCCCTTAATCCAAATAATCACAattcttactttttttcttttcaaatccatctttttttcattcattcaaatccatcatcaaattcaaacaaagcATAAATTTCTATGACAGTGTGCTGTCTTAGTCTATAATAAGTTCCCTATTCCTGCTGCCAACTTTAacttcatgtttttttatttttcattttgcaaAGCAATTTAGGATAAGCCATCACAAACTAATCAATTATTCTAAAATGCTCATGAGAGATGTGGTGGAAATGAGAGGACACGGGCCCTTTGAGCTTGAAATTTTGGCTATTAAGAAaacgaaattatgaattgaatatGTATAATAAGATAACGATTTTATCCCTAAAGACATGAAAAAAAATCcattatcataatcatttatagtgcataAGTATCTTGATTTGTatcaaataaatgaataaatcgAATAATACAAGAGAATCGAGAGTTGGCATTTATGAATGCTATAAACCTCATCCGTTTTAAAGGTAGATATAATTGTTTTTGAatcatcaaacataaataaaaagtaatttgagttataaatgatatatttgaaCATAGAGTTGGGTTGACAGAATTGATTTTAAGGATGTAGGGAAGAAGGGTATGGTGGTGACAAAGACTGCCACCATGGAAACCATTTAGAGGCACTGGACCCAGCGTGCCATTCGTAATCATAATTTCTACACCAACTTCTATACATAATATAAAGCTCagatattttatcataaacatttaaaaaagcTGTATTTCTTTTCAAGCTATGGATAAAATCCGAAGGAATGGAGTAGGACCATTCCATGGTGGAGTTGAGCTCGATCAAGACATAATATTCTTCCAATATGCTCCttcaaaatttcttttcaactttgctttcttcttcactttctcttttcattatttctttataggaaaaaaacttcattttctACAACCTAAAAATTACTAATTTACTAACAAAAAGTTCATTTGTGAATGAAATCATCAAGTATgtaaaactttatattttctatattaaaacaagttataattttgtttacaataatttttctatttacttTAACCATTTGTAATATTTGTCTCGTCACCACTTGGATTTCGAATTCTTGTATGAAAAAACTCTACTGCAATTATGATTTTccacatataaaaaattacatgtaGAAACTTTATCTTTTCCGAATTCTACTCATATTTTGAATTCACAGTTGTGCTTGAATGTTATATTCACTCTACCACTTACCATATAATGTTCCATTACAGTTGCTTTGAGCTTTCAGTGAGTTGAACCTTAAACTCAAAATTATCCACATTGCAGTAGGTTTGTATTTCTAAACACTTTTTCTTACAGCCTATCTTCCTCTTTCTTCACTGATACAGTCACACTTATCTCATCATCACTATTTGAGTGACCATTATCATCTCCCTCTCGAGTTCTTGAACACCGTCATCATTATCTCCTTAATCATCACCTTCTCCATGTAAAGTGagtttttaaacttaactcaactccataaaatcggtttgtaaggtaaggtttgcatcttatttatatattataatttggccttattaGTCGATGTGGACTTCCAACCCACCGTCTTTATGCCGAAGTATAGACATCTCATGCGTGATAATAGAAATTTCTAATATGCTATCAGAGCTATTGTTAGAGCTTATCCTAACGATATTTCTTGGTTCTTGGGCATTTCTATTCTATCGGCTATCGGGCTATTATCGGACCATCCAATTTTTACTGTCatgcacgagatgtctatacatCGGCATGAAggaggtgtgttggaagtctcacatcgactagagataataccaaattataatatataagtgagatgTA contains:
- the LOC108325835 gene encoding expansin-like B1 yields the protein MALSLLCPLLATFLFMQTLADTSFIQSRAAYYPNSEENGTDVGACGFGSFGATVNGGDVSAASDLYRNGVGCGACYQVRCSNSAYCSGNGVTIVITDQGSSANTDFILSQRAFGGMAINKDAAASLLALGVVDIEYRRVSCSYPGKNITVKIHESSNNPHYLAFVLWFQQGSKDITAVQLCETENFVCKLLDRSHGAVWTTTAPPSGPLGLRMLFSDEEGEDESWIVPVNNIPQDWKAEETYDLGVQVN